One window from the genome of Hyalangium gracile encodes:
- a CDS encoding SWIM zinc finger family protein: MEFEYAYRGNSSVENRGDRTELSFSPDTKRPPTYFSGELRQNVAFREAISALHSVVVSDLRFKPKDKTAYKAWAARQEDRDIDSILAQRQAVASRLKGLREELAELERQSATRMRPFMQARQRYFNYLYEKNRDFWFVLDPVITVHPDEAFFECFSQDESSYGRLGASYEVFQNVGEFSCGTTNIDYSSPLYDEFQKIRSYKRTRFEVDPTGFTTQTGSDAAYKEVKIDLPDSWVRGFLQVNSAMSLQATRVSLHPMDVHNFLFVLKRRKEKKGPRSMRYKLTPGQPVKVVFEPWNLEVTCPRSIFEGEGTHDIRVWGRRRLLILERLIPVAKRFTVHLLGSGMPSFYVADLGDLSFTLGLSGWTANDWSTAGNFDLMAPRTAVDEFTRRRVFDALKETWRESPDALASRLGLDRATVLGALGAYTQAGRAIWDLNKNVYRARELSREPLPMEKLRFSNEREEKATRFLEARAVTVEGRPSNVDGSLELRGTVKDASKVHRAALRLDGDQRMVSAECTCNFFQQNKLFKGPCEHLLALRLQHSKSYRT, from the coding sequence GTGGAGTTTGAGTACGCCTATCGGGGCAACAGCTCTGTCGAGAACCGGGGCGACCGCACCGAGCTGTCCTTCTCTCCGGACACCAAGCGCCCGCCCACGTACTTCTCGGGGGAGCTGAGGCAGAACGTGGCCTTCCGCGAGGCCATCTCCGCGCTGCACAGCGTGGTGGTGTCGGACCTGCGCTTCAAGCCCAAGGACAAGACGGCCTACAAGGCCTGGGCGGCCAGGCAGGAGGACCGGGACATCGACTCCATCCTCGCCCAGCGCCAGGCGGTGGCCAGCCGCCTGAAGGGGCTGCGCGAGGAGCTGGCGGAGCTGGAGCGGCAGAGCGCCACGCGGATGCGCCCCTTCATGCAGGCGCGCCAGCGCTACTTCAACTACCTCTACGAGAAGAACAGGGACTTCTGGTTCGTGCTGGACCCGGTCATCACCGTCCACCCGGACGAGGCCTTCTTCGAGTGCTTCAGCCAGGACGAGTCCAGCTACGGCCGGCTCGGCGCCAGCTACGAGGTGTTCCAGAACGTCGGAGAGTTCTCCTGCGGCACCACCAACATCGACTACTCGTCGCCGCTCTATGACGAGTTCCAGAAGATCCGCTCGTACAAGCGCACGCGCTTCGAGGTGGACCCCACGGGCTTCACCACGCAGACGGGCTCGGACGCGGCGTACAAGGAAGTGAAGATCGATCTGCCGGACTCGTGGGTGCGCGGGTTCCTGCAGGTGAACTCGGCGATGAGCCTGCAGGCCACGCGCGTGAGCCTGCACCCCATGGACGTGCACAACTTCCTCTTCGTGCTCAAGCGGCGCAAGGAGAAGAAGGGTCCGCGCTCCATGCGGTACAAGCTGACGCCCGGGCAGCCGGTGAAGGTCGTCTTCGAGCCGTGGAACCTCGAGGTGACGTGCCCGCGCTCCATCTTCGAGGGCGAGGGCACGCACGACATCCGCGTCTGGGGCCGCCGCCGCCTGCTCATCCTCGAGCGGCTCATCCCCGTGGCGAAGCGCTTCACCGTGCACCTGCTCGGCAGCGGGATGCCGTCCTTCTACGTGGCGGACCTGGGCGATCTGTCCTTCACGCTGGGGCTCTCCGGGTGGACGGCGAACGACTGGTCCACGGCGGGCAACTTCGACCTGATGGCGCCGCGCACGGCGGTGGACGAGTTCACCCGGCGCCGCGTCTTCGATGCGTTGAAGGAGACGTGGCGCGAGTCACCGGACGCGCTGGCATCGCGGCTGGGGCTGGACCGGGCCACGGTGCTCGGAGCGCTGGGCGCGTACACGCAGGCGGGCCGGGCCATCTGGGACCTGAACAAGAACGTGTACCGGGCGCGCGAGCTGAGCCGCGAGCCGCTGCCCATGGAGAAGCTGCGGTTCTCCAACGAGCGCGAGGAGAAGGCCACGCGCTTCCTCGAGGCGCGAGCGGTGACGGTGGAGGGACGGCCCTCGAATGTGGATGGCTCGCTGGAGCTGCGCGGGACGGTGAAGGACGCGAGCAAGGTGCATCGCGCGGCTTTGCGGCTCGATGGGGATCAGCGTATGGTCTCCGCCGAGTGCACCTGCAACTTCTTCCAGCAGAACAAGTTGTTCAAGGGGCCCTGCGAGCACCTGCTCGCGCTCCGGCTCCAGCACTCGAAGTCGTATCGGACATGA
- a CDS encoding reverse transcriptase family protein, whose translation MAQQPPRNRQELYERIQSISKEEFVLEDMVRLGFWPARSGVPGDPRDEVHRKAELEKQIRALTSEQARLGNLEKLKKELRKKRLAESKARQKETKERRERERVARAEAWKARKAREILFLGRGVSGGLNHRTPEAPKLERQGLPRLETPEALAQALGLSVGQLRALCYARTVSTKTNYVRFALPKKTGGLRLISAPLPRLKAAQHWVLKNLLEKVPMHEAAHGFRPGRSIVSNARPHVGAAVVVNLDLKDFFPTVVYPRVKGFFVKLGYSEATATALSLLCTEPDMEEVELDGQRYFVAQGGRRLPQGAPTSPALTNLLCRRLDRRLKGAAGKLGFTYTRYADDLTFSVPRGGTGDVGKMLRLARFVIRHEGFFPHPEKTRVLRRGGQQEVTGVVVNDKPGVDRETLRRFRALLHQLEKSGPEGKKWNGSTDVIASVVGFANYVAMVDPTKGKAFQDKARALERKYGRKTVLPPRPKAPAAAQPGTATVAPTPPSSGTAAPGGPPKPEEPQEPNEPPKKKWWKLF comes from the coding sequence ATGGCCCAACAACCCCCGCGAAATCGGCAGGAGCTGTACGAGCGCATCCAGTCCATCTCCAAGGAGGAGTTCGTCCTGGAGGACATGGTGCGGCTGGGCTTCTGGCCCGCGCGCAGCGGCGTCCCCGGGGACCCGCGGGACGAGGTGCACCGCAAGGCGGAGCTGGAGAAGCAGATCCGCGCGCTCACCTCCGAGCAGGCCCGCCTGGGCAACCTGGAGAAGCTGAAGAAGGAGCTGCGCAAGAAGCGGCTCGCGGAGAGCAAGGCCCGGCAGAAGGAGACGAAGGAGCGCCGCGAGCGCGAGCGGGTGGCTCGGGCCGAGGCGTGGAAGGCGCGCAAGGCCAGGGAGATCCTCTTCCTGGGGCGCGGAGTGTCGGGCGGGCTGAACCACCGCACGCCGGAGGCGCCGAAGCTGGAGCGCCAGGGGCTGCCCAGGCTGGAGACGCCCGAGGCGCTGGCGCAGGCGCTGGGGCTGTCGGTGGGGCAGCTCCGGGCGCTGTGCTACGCGCGGACGGTGTCCACGAAGACGAACTACGTGCGCTTCGCGCTGCCGAAGAAGACGGGCGGCCTGCGGCTCATCTCCGCGCCTCTGCCTCGGCTGAAGGCGGCGCAGCACTGGGTGCTGAAGAACCTGCTGGAGAAGGTGCCGATGCACGAGGCGGCGCACGGCTTCCGGCCAGGGCGCTCCATCGTCAGCAACGCGCGGCCCCACGTGGGCGCCGCCGTGGTGGTGAACCTGGACCTGAAGGACTTCTTCCCCACGGTGGTGTACCCGCGCGTGAAGGGCTTCTTCGTGAAGCTGGGGTACAGCGAGGCCACGGCGACGGCGCTCTCGCTGCTGTGCACCGAGCCCGACATGGAAGAGGTGGAGCTGGACGGACAGCGCTACTTCGTGGCCCAGGGAGGCCGCAGGCTCCCGCAGGGCGCGCCCACCTCTCCGGCGCTGACGAACCTGCTGTGCCGGCGGCTCGACCGGCGGCTGAAGGGCGCGGCCGGCAAGCTGGGCTTCACCTACACGCGCTACGCGGATGACCTCACGTTCTCGGTGCCCAGGGGCGGGACGGGGGACGTGGGGAAGATGCTGCGGCTGGCCCGGTTCGTCATCCGCCACGAGGGCTTCTTCCCGCACCCGGAGAAGACGCGGGTGCTGCGGCGGGGCGGGCAGCAGGAGGTGACGGGCGTCGTCGTCAACGACAAGCCTGGCGTGGATCGCGAGACGCTGCGGCGCTTCCGGGCGCTGCTGCACCAGCTCGAGAAGAGCGGGCCCGAGGGCAAGAAGTGGAACGGCTCGACGGACGTCATCGCCTCCGTGGTGGGCTTCGCGAACTACGTGGCCATGGTGGACCCGACCAAGGGCAAGGCCTTCCAGGACAAGGCCCGGGCTCTGGAGCGCAAGTACGGGCGCAAGACGGTGCTGCCGCCCAGGCCCAAGGCTCCTGCCGCCGCGCAGCCGGGGACGGCCACCGTCGCGCCGACTCCACCCTCCAGTGGTACCGCGGCACCTGGGGGGCCCCCCAAGCCCGAGGAGCCCCAGGAGCCGAACGAGCCACCGAAGAAGAAGTGGTGGAAGCTGTTCTGA
- a CDS encoding WGR domain-containing protein translates to MKLIEQVTLLFQEGKSDKVYEVDLLEVGAGQYVVNFRYGRRGTALKDGTKTPTPVSMAEARKAFDKQVQSKLDTGYVRAGHPSTGLPPPPPPRPTVPAPGATAGGAAAAPAGPPPGASAREATLLQQLTQEVSTRRWFRSTEVRAQPRPLERVIWRVGELRVRAAEPILLPMLERATPLRAYCIAAALGRLGSSQSVSALGRLYGDPGTPDMVRRIATEALLQLSDEATRAEFRQDQLGKLPPALRDAAQGNSAEAFGQALDKHLAAGGKEPYAVLETVYLVDSPVMRPALLRVLRTAPFQRSAVKALRHVFKMAEYRRDGEVFGLIAWRYEKERATNRSSRDGFAKATRLFLRRRIWRTLRRLGQLGEQDFVKMAVGVLLAFNDADAVAEFTTTSGYGRNREEHHWEAFAPYWAFNHLLHGRSRRLVPVDHKLAFYAKWKPRSNEEVREREESFPELWDRTPQGLMHLVDESRCAPVHTVAARALRSMPAFLAQLDADAVAMMLDKPYAPTAQLGLDLAVQRVNARGEPRELVLAAARSPYAPARQQAFRWLDALRDVLLKDLSFLAALAISPQTETRQYVAALLRGSVLPDDVAEAFIRHLLQAARKLGPNDGPLAADVKQLVLAALGPLGRPPGTETLIELLRHPLVEVQELGGELLLRRDLRTEPVPPEVLGHLLESASASLRTLGLRLLGKMPDAAFLANEAVLGRLASSPHPDVRQGIRPLIGRLVTLDVAAGARVVETLVGALLRRRLPEGVPEHVKTLLTSELAAAFQAIPAETVWRLLDSEDATAQALGGELLEKRGDALAVDVARAVKLAGHDVLQVREWAWRWLEGHLPQVRAELPTAVQLLDTRWDDARAFAFRYFRERFAPEDYTLEVLVSVADSVRPDVQTFGREMLARSFRDSDGPQLLLRLSEHPAPPVQLFATHYLERFASGNASLVEKLVPYFVRVLSQVNKGRAARGRVLEFLRKEGQRNEVAGRQAMDVLHRLSATIAIENRAAALEAMLAIGKAQPAIPLPVRLKPVEVRRGV, encoded by the coding sequence GTGAAGCTCATCGAGCAGGTGACCCTGCTCTTCCAGGAAGGGAAGAGCGACAAGGTGTACGAGGTGGACCTGCTCGAGGTGGGGGCGGGCCAGTACGTCGTCAACTTCCGCTATGGCCGGCGCGGCACCGCCCTCAAGGACGGCACCAAGACGCCCACGCCCGTGTCCATGGCCGAGGCGCGCAAGGCCTTCGACAAGCAGGTCCAGTCCAAGCTGGACACCGGCTACGTCCGCGCGGGTCATCCCTCCACTGGACTGCCTCCTCCTCCGCCTCCTCGGCCCACGGTCCCTGCTCCTGGTGCCACCGCAGGAGGCGCGGCGGCGGCCCCGGCCGGACCGCCTCCGGGGGCTTCGGCTCGCGAGGCCACCCTGCTGCAGCAACTCACGCAGGAGGTCAGCACCCGCCGCTGGTTCCGCAGCACCGAGGTACGTGCGCAGCCCCGGCCGCTGGAGCGTGTCATCTGGCGGGTGGGCGAGCTGCGTGTGCGCGCCGCCGAGCCCATCCTCCTGCCCATGCTGGAGCGGGCGACGCCGCTGCGCGCCTACTGCATCGCGGCGGCGCTCGGGCGCCTGGGCTCGTCCCAGTCCGTGTCCGCGCTCGGGCGGCTGTATGGAGACCCGGGCACCCCGGACATGGTGCGCCGCATCGCCACCGAGGCGCTGCTCCAGCTCTCCGATGAGGCGACTCGCGCCGAGTTCCGCCAGGACCAGCTGGGCAAGCTGCCTCCGGCGCTTCGCGATGCCGCTCAGGGCAACAGTGCCGAGGCCTTCGGGCAGGCGCTGGACAAGCACCTGGCCGCCGGTGGCAAGGAGCCGTACGCCGTCCTGGAGACGGTGTACCTGGTGGACTCGCCGGTGATGCGCCCCGCGCTGCTGCGCGTGCTGCGCACGGCGCCCTTCCAGCGCAGCGCGGTGAAGGCGCTGCGCCACGTCTTCAAGATGGCCGAGTACCGCCGGGACGGCGAGGTGTTCGGCCTCATCGCCTGGCGCTACGAGAAGGAGCGTGCCACGAACCGCAGCTCCCGCGACGGCTTCGCGAAGGCCACGCGCCTGTTCCTGCGCCGCCGCATCTGGCGCACGCTGCGCCGGCTGGGACAGCTCGGGGAGCAGGACTTCGTGAAGATGGCCGTGGGCGTGCTGCTGGCCTTCAATGACGCGGATGCCGTCGCGGAGTTCACGACGACCTCGGGTTATGGCCGCAACCGCGAGGAGCACCACTGGGAGGCCTTCGCTCCCTACTGGGCCTTCAACCACCTGCTGCACGGGCGCAGCCGGCGCCTGGTGCCCGTGGACCACAAGCTCGCCTTCTACGCGAAGTGGAAGCCTCGCTCGAACGAGGAGGTGCGCGAGCGTGAGGAGAGCTTCCCCGAGCTGTGGGACCGCACTCCGCAGGGGCTGATGCACCTGGTGGATGAGAGCCGCTGCGCGCCCGTGCACACGGTCGCGGCTCGCGCGCTGCGCTCCATGCCCGCGTTCCTCGCCCAGCTCGATGCGGACGCCGTGGCGATGATGCTCGACAAGCCCTACGCGCCCACGGCCCAGCTCGGACTGGACCTCGCCGTGCAGCGGGTGAACGCGCGGGGAGAGCCTCGGGAGCTGGTGCTCGCCGCGGCGCGCTCTCCGTACGCTCCCGCCCGCCAGCAGGCCTTCCGGTGGCTGGATGCGCTGCGCGACGTGCTGCTGAAGGACCTGTCCTTCCTCGCCGCGCTCGCCATCTCGCCCCAGACGGAGACCCGACAGTACGTCGCCGCCCTGCTGCGTGGCTCCGTGCTCCCGGACGATGTGGCCGAGGCGTTCATCCGCCATCTGCTCCAGGCGGCGCGGAAGCTGGGTCCGAACGATGGGCCGCTCGCCGCGGACGTGAAGCAGCTCGTGCTCGCCGCGCTGGGGCCCCTGGGACGGCCTCCGGGAACGGAGACCCTCATCGAGCTGCTGCGCCATCCGCTCGTCGAGGTGCAGGAGCTGGGCGGCGAGCTGCTGCTGCGTCGGGACCTGCGCACCGAGCCGGTGCCTCCCGAGGTGCTCGGCCACCTGCTGGAGTCCGCGAGCGCCTCGCTGCGCACCCTGGGCCTGCGCCTGCTGGGGAAGATGCCGGACGCGGCGTTCCTCGCGAACGAGGCCGTGCTCGGACGGCTGGCTTCCAGCCCTCACCCGGATGTCCGCCAGGGCATCCGTCCGCTGATCGGCCGCCTCGTCACGCTGGATGTGGCGGCGGGGGCTCGGGTGGTGGAGACGCTCGTGGGGGCGCTGCTGCGCCGACGGCTGCCCGAGGGTGTGCCGGAGCACGTGAAGACGCTGCTCACCAGCGAGCTGGCCGCCGCGTTCCAGGCCATTCCCGCCGAGACGGTGTGGCGCCTGCTGGACTCGGAGGATGCCACCGCCCAGGCCCTGGGCGGCGAGCTGCTCGAGAAGCGGGGCGACGCGCTGGCCGTGGATGTGGCGCGCGCGGTGAAGCTGGCGGGCCACGACGTGCTCCAGGTGCGCGAGTGGGCCTGGCGCTGGCTCGAGGGGCACTTGCCCCAGGTGCGCGCCGAGCTGCCCACCGCGGTGCAGCTGCTCGACACGCGCTGGGATGACGCGCGGGCCTTCGCCTTCCGCTACTTCCGCGAGCGCTTCGCTCCCGAGGACTACACGCTGGAGGTGCTCGTCTCCGTGGCCGACAGCGTGAGGCCGGACGTGCAGACGTTCGGGCGCGAGATGCTGGCGCGCTCCTTCCGGGACTCGGATGGGCCGCAGCTGCTGCTGCGCCTGTCCGAGCACCCCGCGCCGCCGGTGCAGCTCTTCGCCACGCACTACCTGGAGCGCTTCGCCAGCGGCAACGCGAGCCTGGTGGAGAAGCTGGTGCCCTACTTCGTCCGGGTGCTGAGCCAGGTGAACAAGGGGCGCGCCGCCCGAGGCCGCGTGCTGGAGTTCCTCCGCAAGGAGGGCCAGCGCAACGAGGTGGCTGGCCGCCAGGCCATGGACGTGCTCCACCGATTGTCAGCGACGATTGCTATAGAGAATCGCGCCGCGGCGCTGGAGGCCATGCTCGCCATCGGAAAGGCGCAGCCCGCCATCCCACTGCCCGTGCGCTTGAAGCCGGTGGAGGTCCGTCGTGGAGTTTGA
- a CDS encoding WGR domain-containing protein encodes MADQTTYLELSEDGGSSHKFYEVKVEGKKLSIRYGRIGDSGQLKVSDFPSADKALAEAQKKIAEKTKKGYAPAVMGQRKKRAVTRREITSGTSSANQAPIRWKFATGDRAFGIFVDDARCWVGNESGNIYSLSHDGKVLDQFRLPDGVKCIVADDRWLYAGCDDGNVYDLGGKVPRKAYAIADDVDIFWLDIKDAVLGVSDANGKLTAINHEDESVWSRQSKGTHAWMVRCDEVGMYHGHAKGVTMYDWEDGREIWSRPTQGHVMFGWQEESTIYACTNTGYVHRFSKKGEAGPVMKCDSAVFSCAAVEDGKYVFAGDNMSSIYCFNDKGERLWKLSTGCGSAFSMQFFKDRLYLVTTEGALACIDASEAAIQAAQKGTIPKPVTVKAPKPLAAAQVGTVETTRSAGSGVIVECYEDGGQVRVRVTSPGYNKNWHVQFPKDIREAGSRFVVEGVRESARGGFYRAYGDIKKLVN; translated from the coding sequence ATGGCTGATCAGACGACGTACCTGGAGCTTTCGGAAGACGGCGGCAGCTCACACAAGTTCTATGAGGTGAAGGTCGAGGGCAAGAAGCTCTCCATTCGCTACGGACGCATCGGGGACTCCGGCCAGCTCAAGGTCAGCGACTTCCCCAGCGCCGACAAGGCCCTCGCCGAGGCGCAGAAGAAGATCGCCGAGAAGACCAAGAAGGGCTACGCGCCCGCCGTCATGGGCCAGCGCAAGAAGCGCGCTGTCACCCGCCGCGAGATCACCAGCGGCACCTCCTCCGCCAACCAGGCTCCCATCCGCTGGAAGTTCGCCACCGGCGACCGCGCCTTCGGCATCTTCGTCGACGATGCGCGCTGCTGGGTCGGCAACGAGAGCGGCAACATCTACTCGCTCAGCCATGACGGCAAGGTGCTCGACCAGTTCCGCCTGCCCGATGGCGTCAAGTGCATCGTCGCCGACGACCGCTGGCTCTACGCCGGCTGCGATGACGGCAACGTGTACGATCTCGGCGGCAAGGTGCCTCGCAAGGCGTACGCCATCGCCGACGACGTGGACATCTTCTGGCTCGACATCAAGGACGCCGTGCTCGGCGTGTCCGACGCCAACGGCAAGCTCACCGCCATCAACCACGAGGACGAGTCCGTCTGGTCCCGCCAGAGCAAGGGCACCCACGCGTGGATGGTGCGCTGTGACGAGGTCGGCATGTACCACGGCCACGCCAAGGGCGTGACCATGTACGACTGGGAGGACGGCCGGGAGATCTGGTCCAGGCCCACCCAGGGCCACGTGATGTTCGGCTGGCAGGAGGAGTCCACCATCTACGCCTGCACCAACACCGGCTACGTGCACCGCTTCTCCAAGAAGGGCGAGGCCGGGCCGGTGATGAAGTGCGACTCGGCCGTGTTCTCCTGCGCCGCCGTGGAGGACGGCAAGTACGTCTTCGCCGGCGACAACATGTCCAGCATCTACTGCTTCAACGACAAGGGCGAGCGGCTGTGGAAGCTGTCCACCGGCTGCGGCTCGGCGTTCTCGATGCAGTTCTTCAAGGACCGGCTCTACCTGGTTACCACCGAGGGCGCCCTGGCCTGCATCGACGCGAGCGAGGCCGCCATCCAGGCCGCGCAGAAGGGCACCATTCCCAAGCCCGTCACCGTCAAGGCTCCCAAGCCGCTGGCCGCCGCCCAGGTGGGAACCGTGGAGACGACTCGCAGCGCGGGCTCGGGTGTCATCGTCGAGTGCTATGAGGATGGCGGGCAGGTGCGCGTGCGCGTGACGTCTCCGGGCTACAACAAGAACTGGCACGTGCAGTTCCCCAAGGACATCCGGGAGGCGGGCTCCCGCTTCGTGGTCGAGGGCGTGCGCGAGTCGGCTCGCGGCGGCTTCTACCGCGCCTATGGCGACATCAAGAAGCTGGTGAACTGA
- a CDS encoding virulence RhuM family protein, which yields MKDDNAPLPREAEFLLYQTEDGRTRVEVRFEGETLWLTQAALAALFQTTPQNITQHIAAIYAERELEEDATCKPFLQVREEGMRRVQRSLKHYNLPMILAVGYRVRSHRGTQFRQWATARLDEYLRKGFTLDDSRLKNPPGPGVPDYFNELLARIRDIRSSEKVFWKKVLEIYSTSIDYDPHTESSQLFFATVQNKMHWAAHGHTAAEIIIARADAAKPNMGLTSWAGDVPRRADVAVAKNYLITEELEALNRIVNAYLEFAELQALSRKPMYMSDWISKLDDFLRLSEREVLQNAGSISRETAVAKAEHEYARFSAQRANKPSPVEAHFANAITEVRQLEKQRTSRPKGRKKP from the coding sequence ATGAAAGACGATAACGCTCCTCTCCCACGCGAGGCCGAGTTCCTTCTTTACCAGACCGAGGACGGTCGAACCCGCGTCGAGGTCCGCTTCGAGGGGGAGACTCTGTGGCTGACGCAAGCAGCCCTCGCGGCGCTCTTCCAGACCACGCCTCAGAACATCACTCAGCACATCGCCGCCATCTATGCGGAGCGCGAGCTGGAGGAGGACGCAACTTGTAAGCCGTTCTTACAAGTTCGCGAGGAGGGAATGCGGCGCGTCCAACGCAGCCTCAAGCACTACAACCTCCCGATGATTCTGGCGGTTGGTTACCGGGTCCGCTCGCACCGCGGAACGCAGTTCCGCCAATGGGCGACCGCTCGCTTGGATGAGTACCTTCGCAAAGGCTTCACACTCGACGACAGCCGCCTGAAGAACCCGCCAGGCCCCGGTGTCCCGGATTACTTCAACGAGCTGCTTGCGCGCATCCGCGACATCCGGTCGTCGGAGAAGGTCTTCTGGAAGAAGGTGCTGGAGATCTACTCGACCAGCATCGACTATGACCCGCACACCGAGTCGTCCCAGCTCTTCTTCGCTACCGTGCAGAATAAGATGCACTGGGCCGCCCACGGTCACACCGCAGCCGAGATCATCATTGCCCGAGCGGATGCTGCGAAGCCAAACATGGGCCTGACCTCGTGGGCAGGAGATGTCCCTCGCCGGGCCGATGTGGCCGTGGCAAAGAACTACCTGATCACGGAGGAGCTCGAAGCACTCAACCGCATCGTCAACGCCTACCTGGAGTTCGCGGAGCTCCAGGCGCTGAGCCGCAAGCCCATGTACATGTCCGATTGGATCTCGAAGCTCGACGACTTCCTGCGTCTATCAGAGCGGGAGGTCCTCCAGAATGCTGGCTCGATCTCGCGAGAGACAGCTGTGGCAAAGGCCGAGCATGAGTACGCGCGCTTCTCGGCCCAGCGTGCGAACAAGCCATCTCCAGTCGAGGCACACTTCGCGAACGCCATCACTGAAGTCCGGCAGCTCGAGAAGCAACGAACCTCGCGCCCCAAGGGGCGCAAGAAGCCGTGA
- a CDS encoding type VI secretion system Vgr family protein: MRLKALISHAQVPAETRVSRLRVEEGLSRLFVAEVDFVCADPELELAKMPGTDAAVVIAADDGSSRAFHGFVEQAEYLERRGDLFAYRLLLMPRLQGLAHRVRSRIFQQKSVVKVIQEVFQGAGIPDEEVAWSATEGPEREYCTQWKESELAFVLRLLEDEGIFFWFEHSETGHVLHLADSAAVHEAIEGVPGFPFASWDEQEAVRDIVTHVTYSSRLVPDAMTLRDWNWRTPQQPQEASLGAQGKGGLELYEFPAGFNSAAAGKRRAEDRLAAVRVRQRVLRGTTPSLRFSPGRRFLLFDAQPDPINREYLLLEVRHLFEDPTAGTVADEAGRYRAEFEAIPSDVEFRAPRVTPRPRVVGKESAVVTGPPGEEIHVDEFGRVKVKFYWDREGKMDDTASCWLRVQQQNTASSQILPRVGWEVEVGFHYGDPDRPVVLQKLYNAETMPPYALPDNLMQSSLQSSTTPGGGGTNELRMNDGNGGMEFFLHAQKDLSVTAGHNLTEQIAVDESVQVKADFTASIGATETLSVGANQSASITGERVEDIAGSLTVDVGAVDQWGVSAMHAINVKGARSEDIGGLKNVLAQKVAETFNADLTTQVGGVLSINSVGPITEAVAGNKTETIAGARLEVVAKAKAENIGVGKLLTAGAVKIKTGQDVTFAAEAAMAITTGGPMAIQCGGDFNISGSSVTINVGKATLDAGAKIDATPGSMKLKGGKVGGDGAQLKIKGTIKYK; encoded by the coding sequence ATGCGCTTGAAGGCCCTGATTTCCCATGCGCAGGTGCCTGCGGAGACGCGGGTGTCGCGCCTGCGCGTGGAAGAAGGGCTGTCGCGCCTCTTCGTGGCCGAGGTCGACTTCGTCTGCGCGGACCCGGAGCTCGAGCTGGCGAAGATGCCGGGCACGGACGCGGCCGTCGTCATCGCCGCGGATGATGGCTCCTCCCGCGCCTTCCATGGCTTCGTCGAGCAGGCCGAGTACCTGGAGCGTCGCGGGGACTTGTTCGCCTACCGGTTGCTGCTGATGCCTCGCCTGCAGGGGCTCGCGCACCGCGTCCGCAGCCGCATCTTCCAGCAGAAGAGCGTGGTGAAGGTCATCCAGGAAGTCTTCCAGGGAGCCGGCATCCCGGACGAGGAGGTGGCCTGGAGCGCGACCGAGGGGCCCGAGCGTGAGTACTGCACGCAGTGGAAGGAGAGCGAGCTGGCCTTCGTGCTGCGGCTGCTGGAGGACGAGGGCATCTTCTTCTGGTTCGAGCACTCGGAGACGGGCCACGTGCTCCACCTGGCGGACTCGGCGGCGGTGCATGAGGCCATCGAGGGCGTGCCCGGCTTCCCCTTCGCCAGCTGGGACGAGCAGGAGGCCGTCCGGGACATCGTCACCCACGTCACCTACTCGTCCCGGCTGGTGCCGGACGCGATGACGCTGCGGGACTGGAACTGGCGCACGCCCCAGCAGCCCCAGGAGGCGTCCCTGGGAGCGCAGGGGAAGGGAGGGCTGGAACTCTACGAGTTCCCCGCGGGGTTCAACAGCGCCGCCGCGGGCAAGCGCCGCGCGGAGGATCGGCTGGCCGCCGTCCGTGTCCGCCAGCGCGTGCTGCGTGGGACGACGCCCAGCCTGCGGTTCTCACCGGGGCGCCGCTTCCTGCTCTTCGACGCCCAGCCGGACCCCATCAACCGAGAGTACCTGCTGCTCGAGGTGCGCCACCTGTTCGAGGACCCCACCGCGGGGACGGTGGCGGACGAGGCGGGCCGCTACCGCGCCGAGTTCGAGGCCATTCCCAGCGACGTGGAGTTCCGGGCCCCGCGCGTCACGCCCCGCCCTCGCGTGGTGGGCAAGGAGTCCGCGGTCGTCACCGGCCCTCCGGGAGAGGAGATCCACGTCGACGAGTTCGGGCGCGTGAAGGTGAAGTTCTACTGGGACCGCGAGGGGAAGATGGATGACACCGCCTCGTGCTGGCTGCGCGTCCAGCAGCAGAACACCGCCAGCAGCCAGATCCTCCCGCGCGTGGGCTGGGAGGTGGAGGTGGGCTTCCACTACGGAGACCCGGACCGGCCGGTGGTGCTCCAGAAGCTCTACAACGCGGAGACGATGCCGCCGTACGCCCTGCCGGACAACCTCATGCAGAGCTCGCTCCAGTCGTCGACCACGCCGGGCGGCGGAGGGACGAACGAGCTCCGCATGAACGACGGCAACGGAGGCATGGAGTTCTTCCTGCACGCCCAGAAGGACCTGTCCGTCACCGCGGGCCACAACCTCACCGAGCAGATCGCCGTGGACGAGTCGGTGCAGGTGAAGGCCGACTTCACGGCGAGCATCGGCGCCACGGAGACGCTCTCGGTGGGGGCCAACCAGAGCGCCAGCATCACCGGCGAGCGGGTGGAGGACATCGCCGGCTCGCTGACGGTGGACGTGGGCGCGGTGGACCAGTGGGGCGTGTCGGCCATGCACGCCATCAACGTGAAGGGCGCGCGCAGCGAGGACATCGGCGGGCTGAAGAACGTGCTGGCCCAGAAGGTGGCGGAGACCTTCAACGCGGACCTCACCACCCAGGTGGGCGGCGTGCTGAGCATCAACTCGGTGGGCCCCATCACCGAGGCGGTGGCGGGCAACAAGACGGAGACCATCGCCGGCGCCAGGCTGGAGGTCGTCGCCAAGGCCAAGGCGGAGAACATCGGGGTGGGCAAGCTGCTCACGGCCGGCGCGGTGAAGATCAAGACGGGGCAGGACGTGACGTTCGCGGCCGAGGCGGCCATGGCCATCACCACGGGGGGGCCCATGGCCATCCAATGCGGTGGGGACTTCAACATCTCCGGCAGCTCGGTGACCATCAACGTGGGCAAGGCGACCCTGGACGCGGGCGCGAAGATCGACGCCACCCCCGGCTCCATGAAGCTCAAGGGTGGCAAGGTGGGCGGAGATGGGGCCCAGCTGAAGATCAAGGGCACCATCAAGTACAAGTGA